A window from Camelus dromedarius isolate mCamDro1 chromosome 9, mCamDro1.pat, whole genome shotgun sequence encodes these proteins:
- the ARHGAP33 gene encoding rho GTPase-activating protein 33 isoform X1 — translation MVARSTDSLDGPGEGSVQPLPPTGGPSVKGKPGKRLSAPRGPFPRLADCAHFHYENVDFGHIQLLLSPEREGPSFSGENELVFGVQVTCQGRSWPVLRSYDDFRSLDAHLHRCIFDRRFSCLPELPPPPEGARAAQMLVPLLLQYLETLSGLVDSNLNCGPVLTWMELDNHGRRLLLSEEASLNIPAVAAAHVVKRYTAQAPDELSFEVGDIVSVIDMPPTEDRSWWRGKRGFQVGFFPSECVELFTERPSPGLKGDADGPPGGVPAPQGISSLTSAVPRPRGKLAGLLRTFMRSRPSRQRLRQRGILRQRVFGCDLGEHLSNSGQDVPQVLRCCSEFIEAHGVVDGIYRLSGVSSNIQRLRHEFDSERIPELSGPAFLQDIHSVSSLCKLYFRELPNPLLTYQLYGKFSEAMSVPGEEERLVRVHDVIQQLPPPHYRTLEYLLRHLARMARHSANTSMHARNLAIVWAPNLLRSMELESVGLGGAAAFREVRVQSVVVEFLLTHVDVLFSDTFTSAGLDPAGRCLLPRPKSLAGSGPSTRLLTLEEAQARTQGRLGTPTEPTTPKTPASPVERRKGERGEKQRKPGGSSWKTFFALGRGPSIPRKKPLPWLGGTRARPQPSGNRPDTVTLRSAKSEESLSSQASGAGLQRLHRLRRPHSSSDAFPVGPAPAGSCESLSSSESSSSSASSSSSSSSSSAAGLGALSGSPSHRTSAWLDDGDELDFSPPRCLEGLRGLDFDPLTFRCSSPTPGDPAPPASPAPPAPASAFPPRATPQALSPRGPTSPASPTALDISEPLAVSVPPAVLELLGAGGTPASATPTPALSPSPGLRPRLIPLLLRGAEAQLSDTCQQEICSKLALPGPRGAPGQQGPGMESPLLPPPLSLLRPGGAPPPPPKNPARLMALALAERAQQVAQRQSQQEQESTPSAPHSPFHRSLSLEVGTEPPGTSGSGLPPQSLAHPGAWAPGPPPSLPRKPSDGSLVRSQRPMGTSRRGPRGPAQVSAQLRRGWGYRDAPETAAQFLFSVPQQVPTPGFFSAPRECLPPFLGVRKPGLYPLSSPSFQPSSPAPVWRSPLGPPAPLDRGENLYYEIEAGEGSFYSGPSRSWSPLRSMPPDRLNASYGMLGQSPPLHRSPDFLFSYPPPPSCFPHDPLGYSAPQHPARRPTRPEPLYVNLALGPRGPSPASSSSSSPPAHPRSRSDPGPPAPRLPQKQRAPWGHHAPHRVPGPWGLPEPLLLYRAAPPAYGRGAEHHRGSLYRNGGQVREGAGPPPPYPTPSWSLHSEGQTRSYC, via the exons ATGGTG GCTCGCAGCACTGACAGCCTGGATGGCCCTGGGGAGGGCTCCGtgcagcccctgcctcccactGGCGGGCCCAGTGTGAAGGGGAAACCTGGGAAGAG GCTCTCGGCTCCTCGGGGTCCTTTCCCCCGACTGGCAGACTGTGCCCATTTTCACTACGAGAACGTTGATTTTGGCCACATTCAG CTCCTGCTGTCTCCAGAGCGTGAAGGCCCCAGTTTCTCTGGAGAGAATGAGCTGGTGTTTGGGGTACAGGTGACCTGTCAG GGCCGTTCCTGGCCAGTTCTCCGCAGTTATGATGACTTCCGTTCCCTGGACGCCCACCTCCACCGGTGCATATTTGACCGGAGGTTTTCCTGCCTCCCAGAGCTTCCTCCACCCCCGGAGGGTGCCAGGGCTGCCCAG ATGCTGGTGCCACTGCTGCTACAGTACCTGGAGACCCTGTCAGGACTGGTGGACAGTAACCTCAACTGTGGGCCTGTGCTCACCTGGATGGAG CTGGACAACCACGGCCGGCGGCTGCTCCTCAGCGAGGAGGCCTCACTCAATATCCCCGCGGTGGCCGCTGCCCATGTGGTAAAACGGTACACAGCTCAGGCACCGGACGAGCTGTCCTTTGAG GTGGGAGACATCGTCTCAGTGATTGACATGCCGCCCACGGAGGATCGGAGCTGGTGGCGGGGCAAGCGGGGCTTCCAG GTCGGTTTCTTCCCCAGTGAATGTGTGGAGCTGTTCACAGAGAGGCCCAGTCCAGGACTGAAGGGTG ATGCTGACGGTCCCCCAGGTGGTGTCCCGGCTCCCCAGGGTATCTCTTCTCTGACCTCAG CTGTGCCCCGGCCGCGTGGGAAGCTGGCCGGCCTCCTCCGCACTTTCATGCGCTCCCGCCCTTCTCGGCAGCGGCTGCGGCAGCGGGGCATCCTGCGGCAGAGGGTGTTTGGCTGCGACCTAGGAGAGCATCTCAGCAACTCAGGCCAGGACG TGCCCCAGGTCCTTCGCTGCTGCTCTGAGTTTATTGAGGCCCACGGGGTGGTGGATGGAATCTACCGGCTCTCCGGCGTGTCGTCCAACATCCAGAGGCTACG GCATGAGTTTGACAGTGAAAGGATCCCGGAACTGTCCGGCCCCGCCTTCCTGCAGGACATCCACAGTGTATCCTCCCTCTGCAAGCTCTACTTCCGAGAGCTGCCCAACCCCTTGCTCACGTACCAGCTCTACGGCAAGTTCAGC GAAGCCATGTCAGTGCCCGGGGAGGAGGAACGCCTGGTGCGGGTCCACGACGTCATCCAGCAGCTGCCCCCGCCGCACTACAG gaccctggAATACCTGCTGAGGCACCTGGCCCGCATGGCGAGACACAGTGCCAACACCAGCATGCATGCCCGCAACCTGGCCATCGTTTGGGCACCCAACCTGCTACG GTCCATGGAGCTGGAGtcagtggggctggggggggcAGCAGCCTTCCGGGAGGTGCGGGTGCAGTCAGTGGTGGTGGAATTCCTGCTCACCCACGTGGACGTCCTGTTCAGTGACACCTTCACCTCCGCTGGCCTTGACCCTGCAG GCcgctgcctcctccccaggcccaaGTCTCTTGCGGGCAGTGGCCCCTCCACTCGCCTGCTGACACTGGAGGAAGCCCAGGCTCGTACCCAGGGCCGGCTGGGGACACCCACCGAGCCCACAACACCCAAGACCCCAGCTTCACCTGTGGAAAG gaggaaaggggagagaggcgAGAAACAGCGGAAGCCTGGGGGTAGCAGCTGGAAGACCTTCTTTGCATTGGGCCGGGGCCCCAGCATCCCCCGAAAGAAGCCTCTGCCCTGGCTAGGGGGCACCCGTGCCCGACCGCAGCCTTCAG GCAACCGACCTGACACAGTCACACTGAGATCCGCCAAGAGTGAGGAGTCTCTGTCATCACAGGCCAGCGGGGCTG GCCTCCAGAGGCTGCACAGGCTGCGGCGACCCCACTCCAGCAGTGATGCTTTCCCTGTGGGCCCAGCACCAGCTGGCTCCTGCGAGAGCCTGTCGTCATCTgagtcctcctcttcctctgcctcctcctcctcctcgtcctcctcgtcctcagcagctgggctgggggcacTCTCCGGTTCCCCCTCACACCGAACTTCAGCCTGGCTAGATGATGGTGATGAGCTGGACTTCAGCCCACCCCGCTGCCTGGAGGGGCTCCGGGGGCTTGACTTCGATCCCCTTACCTTTCGCTGcagcagccccaccccaggggacCCTGCACCTCCCGCCAGCCCGGCCCCCCCGGCCCCCGCCTCTGCCTTCCCACCCAGGGCAACCCCCCAGGCTCTGTCACCCCGTGGGCCCACCAGCCCTGCCTCACCCACTGCCCTGGACATCTCAGAGCCCCTGGCTGTATCGGTGCCACCCGCTGTCTTggagctgctgggggctgggggaacaCCCGCCTCGGCCACCCCAACGccagccctcagccccagcccaggcctgcgCCCCCGTCTCATCCCCCTGCTGCTACGTGGAGCTGAGGCCCAGCTGAGTGACACCTGCCAACAGGAGATTTGCAGCAAGCTGGCACTACCTGGTCCCCGTGGAGCACCAGGCCAGCAAG GTCCTGGTATGGAGTCAccgctgctgcccccacccctgtccctcCTGCGCCCTGGGggggccccgcccccaccccccaagaaCCCAGCACGCCtcatggccctggccctggctgaGCGGGCTCAGCAGGTGGCCCAGAGACAGAGCCAACAGGAACAGGAGAGCACCCCatctgctccccactcccctttcCACCGCTCCCTGTCCCTGGAGGTGGGCACTGAACCACCTGGGACCTCAGGGAGTGGGCTGCCTCCCCAGTCCTTAGCCCACCCAGGTGCCTGGGCTCCAGgacccccaccctcccttccaAGGAAACCAAGTGATGGGAGCCTGGTCAGGAGCCAGCGGCCCATGGGAACCTCAAGGAGGGGACCCAGAGGCCCTGCCCAGGTCAGTGCCCAGCTCAGGAGGGGTTGGGGGTACAGGGATGCACCAGAGACAGCAGCCCAGTTCCTGTTTTCTGTCCCCCAACAGGTTCCTACCCCTGGCTTCTTCTCAGCCCCTCGGGAGTGCCTGCCGCCCTTCCTTGGGGTCCGCAAACCAGGCTTGTACCCCCTCAGCTCCCCATCCTTCcagcccagctccccagccccagtcTGGAGGAGTCCTCTAGGTCCTCCTGCACCACTTGACAGGGGAGAGAACCTGTACTATGAGATTGAGGCGGGCGAGGGGTCCTTCTACTCTGGCCCCAGCCGGTCCTGGAGTCCCTTGCGCTCCATGCCCCCAGACAGGCTCAATGCCTCCTATGGCATGCTTGGCCAATCACCGCCACTCCACAGGTCCCCCGACTTCCTGTTCAGCTACCCACCACCGCCTTCCTGCTTTCCCCATGACCCCCTTGGCTACTCAGCCCCCCAGCACCCTGCCCGGCGCCCCACCAGACCTGAACCCCTCTATGTCAACCTAGCCCTAGGGCCCAGGGGTCCCTcacctgcctcttccagctcctcctcccctccgGCCCACCCCCGAAGCCGCTCTGATCCTGGTCCCCCAGCACCCCGCCTCCCCCAGAAACAGCGGGCCCCCTGGGGCCACCACGCCCCTCATAGGgtgcctgggccctggggcctTCCGGAGCCTCTCCTGCTCTACAGGGCAGCCCCACCAGCCTATGGGAGGGGGGCTGAGCACCACCGAGGGTCCTTGTACAGGAATGGGGGGCAAGTAAGGGAGGGGGCTGGtcccccacccccctaccccacTCCCAGCTGGTCCCTCCACTCTGAGGGCCAGACCCGAAGCTACTGCTGA
- the ARHGAP33 gene encoding rho GTPase-activating protein 33 isoform X2: MLVPLLLQYLETLSGLVDSNLNCGPVLTWMELDNHGRRLLLSEEASLNIPAVAAAHVVKRYTAQAPDELSFEVGDIVSVIDMPPTEDRSWWRGKRGFQVGFFPSECVELFTERPSPGLKGDADGPPGGVPAPQGISSLTSAVPRPRGKLAGLLRTFMRSRPSRQRLRQRGILRQRVFGCDLGEHLSNSGQDVPQVLRCCSEFIEAHGVVDGIYRLSGVSSNIQRLRHEFDSERIPELSGPAFLQDIHSVSSLCKLYFRELPNPLLTYQLYGKFSEAMSVPGEEERLVRVHDVIQQLPPPHYRTLEYLLRHLARMARHSANTSMHARNLAIVWAPNLLRSMELESVGLGGAAAFREVRVQSVVVEFLLTHVDVLFSDTFTSAGLDPAGRCLLPRPKSLAGSGPSTRLLTLEEAQARTQGRLGTPTEPTTPKTPASPVERRKGERGEKQRKPGGSSWKTFFALGRGPSIPRKKPLPWLGGTRARPQPSGNRPDTVTLRSAKSEESLSSQASGAGLQRLHRLRRPHSSSDAFPVGPAPAGSCESLSSSESSSSSASSSSSSSSSSAAGLGALSGSPSHRTSAWLDDGDELDFSPPRCLEGLRGLDFDPLTFRCSSPTPGDPAPPASPAPPAPASAFPPRATPQALSPRGPTSPASPTALDISEPLAVSVPPAVLELLGAGGTPASATPTPALSPSPGLRPRLIPLLLRGAEAQLSDTCQQEICSKLALPGPRGAPGQQGPGMESPLLPPPLSLLRPGGAPPPPPKNPARLMALALAERAQQVAQRQSQQEQESTPSAPHSPFHRSLSLEVGTEPPGTSGSGLPPQSLAHPGAWAPGPPPSLPRKPSDGSLVRSQRPMGTSRRGPRGPAQVPTPGFFSAPRECLPPFLGVRKPGLYPLSSPSFQPSSPAPVWRSPLGPPAPLDRGENLYYEIEAGEGSFYSGPSRSWSPLRSMPPDRLNASYGMLGQSPPLHRSPDFLFSYPPPPSCFPHDPLGYSAPQHPARRPTRPEPLYVNLALGPRGPSPASSSSSSPPAHPRSRSDPGPPAPRLPQKQRAPWGHHAPHRVPGPWGLPEPLLLYRAAPPAYGRGAEHHRGSLYRNGGQVREGAGPPPPYPTPSWSLHSEGQTRSYC, translated from the exons ATGCTGGTGCCACTGCTGCTACAGTACCTGGAGACCCTGTCAGGACTGGTGGACAGTAACCTCAACTGTGGGCCTGTGCTCACCTGGATGGAG CTGGACAACCACGGCCGGCGGCTGCTCCTCAGCGAGGAGGCCTCACTCAATATCCCCGCGGTGGCCGCTGCCCATGTGGTAAAACGGTACACAGCTCAGGCACCGGACGAGCTGTCCTTTGAG GTGGGAGACATCGTCTCAGTGATTGACATGCCGCCCACGGAGGATCGGAGCTGGTGGCGGGGCAAGCGGGGCTTCCAG GTCGGTTTCTTCCCCAGTGAATGTGTGGAGCTGTTCACAGAGAGGCCCAGTCCAGGACTGAAGGGTG ATGCTGACGGTCCCCCAGGTGGTGTCCCGGCTCCCCAGGGTATCTCTTCTCTGACCTCAG CTGTGCCCCGGCCGCGTGGGAAGCTGGCCGGCCTCCTCCGCACTTTCATGCGCTCCCGCCCTTCTCGGCAGCGGCTGCGGCAGCGGGGCATCCTGCGGCAGAGGGTGTTTGGCTGCGACCTAGGAGAGCATCTCAGCAACTCAGGCCAGGACG TGCCCCAGGTCCTTCGCTGCTGCTCTGAGTTTATTGAGGCCCACGGGGTGGTGGATGGAATCTACCGGCTCTCCGGCGTGTCGTCCAACATCCAGAGGCTACG GCATGAGTTTGACAGTGAAAGGATCCCGGAACTGTCCGGCCCCGCCTTCCTGCAGGACATCCACAGTGTATCCTCCCTCTGCAAGCTCTACTTCCGAGAGCTGCCCAACCCCTTGCTCACGTACCAGCTCTACGGCAAGTTCAGC GAAGCCATGTCAGTGCCCGGGGAGGAGGAACGCCTGGTGCGGGTCCACGACGTCATCCAGCAGCTGCCCCCGCCGCACTACAG gaccctggAATACCTGCTGAGGCACCTGGCCCGCATGGCGAGACACAGTGCCAACACCAGCATGCATGCCCGCAACCTGGCCATCGTTTGGGCACCCAACCTGCTACG GTCCATGGAGCTGGAGtcagtggggctggggggggcAGCAGCCTTCCGGGAGGTGCGGGTGCAGTCAGTGGTGGTGGAATTCCTGCTCACCCACGTGGACGTCCTGTTCAGTGACACCTTCACCTCCGCTGGCCTTGACCCTGCAG GCcgctgcctcctccccaggcccaaGTCTCTTGCGGGCAGTGGCCCCTCCACTCGCCTGCTGACACTGGAGGAAGCCCAGGCTCGTACCCAGGGCCGGCTGGGGACACCCACCGAGCCCACAACACCCAAGACCCCAGCTTCACCTGTGGAAAG gaggaaaggggagagaggcgAGAAACAGCGGAAGCCTGGGGGTAGCAGCTGGAAGACCTTCTTTGCATTGGGCCGGGGCCCCAGCATCCCCCGAAAGAAGCCTCTGCCCTGGCTAGGGGGCACCCGTGCCCGACCGCAGCCTTCAG GCAACCGACCTGACACAGTCACACTGAGATCCGCCAAGAGTGAGGAGTCTCTGTCATCACAGGCCAGCGGGGCTG GCCTCCAGAGGCTGCACAGGCTGCGGCGACCCCACTCCAGCAGTGATGCTTTCCCTGTGGGCCCAGCACCAGCTGGCTCCTGCGAGAGCCTGTCGTCATCTgagtcctcctcttcctctgcctcctcctcctcctcgtcctcctcgtcctcagcagctgggctgggggcacTCTCCGGTTCCCCCTCACACCGAACTTCAGCCTGGCTAGATGATGGTGATGAGCTGGACTTCAGCCCACCCCGCTGCCTGGAGGGGCTCCGGGGGCTTGACTTCGATCCCCTTACCTTTCGCTGcagcagccccaccccaggggacCCTGCACCTCCCGCCAGCCCGGCCCCCCCGGCCCCCGCCTCTGCCTTCCCACCCAGGGCAACCCCCCAGGCTCTGTCACCCCGTGGGCCCACCAGCCCTGCCTCACCCACTGCCCTGGACATCTCAGAGCCCCTGGCTGTATCGGTGCCACCCGCTGTCTTggagctgctgggggctgggggaacaCCCGCCTCGGCCACCCCAACGccagccctcagccccagcccaggcctgcgCCCCCGTCTCATCCCCCTGCTGCTACGTGGAGCTGAGGCCCAGCTGAGTGACACCTGCCAACAGGAGATTTGCAGCAAGCTGGCACTACCTGGTCCCCGTGGAGCACCAGGCCAGCAAG GTCCTGGTATGGAGTCAccgctgctgcccccacccctgtccctcCTGCGCCCTGGGggggccccgcccccaccccccaagaaCCCAGCACGCCtcatggccctggccctggctgaGCGGGCTCAGCAGGTGGCCCAGAGACAGAGCCAACAGGAACAGGAGAGCACCCCatctgctccccactcccctttcCACCGCTCCCTGTCCCTGGAGGTGGGCACTGAACCACCTGGGACCTCAGGGAGTGGGCTGCCTCCCCAGTCCTTAGCCCACCCAGGTGCCTGGGCTCCAGgacccccaccctcccttccaAGGAAACCAAGTGATGGGAGCCTGGTCAGGAGCCAGCGGCCCATGGGAACCTCAAGGAGGGGACCCAGAGGCCCTGCCCAG GTTCCTACCCCTGGCTTCTTCTCAGCCCCTCGGGAGTGCCTGCCGCCCTTCCTTGGGGTCCGCAAACCAGGCTTGTACCCCCTCAGCTCCCCATCCTTCcagcccagctccccagccccagtcTGGAGGAGTCCTCTAGGTCCTCCTGCACCACTTGACAGGGGAGAGAACCTGTACTATGAGATTGAGGCGGGCGAGGGGTCCTTCTACTCTGGCCCCAGCCGGTCCTGGAGTCCCTTGCGCTCCATGCCCCCAGACAGGCTCAATGCCTCCTATGGCATGCTTGGCCAATCACCGCCACTCCACAGGTCCCCCGACTTCCTGTTCAGCTACCCACCACCGCCTTCCTGCTTTCCCCATGACCCCCTTGGCTACTCAGCCCCCCAGCACCCTGCCCGGCGCCCCACCAGACCTGAACCCCTCTATGTCAACCTAGCCCTAGGGCCCAGGGGTCCCTcacctgcctcttccagctcctcctcccctccgGCCCACCCCCGAAGCCGCTCTGATCCTGGTCCCCCAGCACCCCGCCTCCCCCAGAAACAGCGGGCCCCCTGGGGCCACCACGCCCCTCATAGGgtgcctgggccctggggcctTCCGGAGCCTCTCCTGCTCTACAGGGCAGCCCCACCAGCCTATGGGAGGGGGGCTGAGCACCACCGAGGGTCCTTGTACAGGAATGGGGGGCAAGTAAGGGAGGGGGCTGGtcccccacccccctaccccacTCCCAGCTGGTCCCTCCACTCTGAGGGCCAGACCCGAAGCTACTGCTGA
- the LOC105088060 gene encoding inactive serine/threonine-protein kinase TEX14: MSSLRSHLPVELGSVRNPEGQVGRLHRLAVAGGPSWGLTRLLQRVVQVDGENSAGQTALFLSALLGHSSAVRLLLAFGANPNHRCLDGSTPVHAGAFSGRSLVMLHLLQAGGDLRLHDQQGHTPWDWAEQGGAKQSCEMRELLQLCRANISALVHGSELAPTASVDQLQAGSGHSLCGGSLFFLRLVQADRAPWPEQIRRSPQIPASGFGQLSSLWPLGLVTGIPLADPKELLPAQGEPDRTYESSSHTLMANLLWRGHPVTVRQLKAPGTQPDVLLADLQHCSTLHHPSLLLLMALSPSADLSGLCLLFEPVWLGSLHVVLHPQGPREVRPRGGPRPVPGLLPGRLLLQVLEALLFLQARWRAHGGLSSHAVQLVRPGLAKVGSLEHGRPLHQRWLRPRPQQGYPWGGPGPGLPPPPELYPWLPLELICGDMPAATSDLYSFCILAQEVFTGELPWAGREGPEVKAKLEAGESPALDPLVPAPYQALVRAGLGLGPADRRGSLQSTRYLLREAMAQDSAPEVSSPVDWTTLCPSRQGFPPETLYPDVAPRANTTPRPVPPVMSLGPSPPQVMGHSRVQSGAAWNSGSSLTLGSSPSPNPSLCPGHSPTARVSLHRCLEPRSTDPSSELIRGSLFSSLQKMDLLEEIIAEMKGGYQLEDRPKLNPTPDTNCQGIHGPASADIAPQSLPGGTPHLAPAEMIK; encoded by the exons ATGTCTTCGCTGCGTTCTCACTTACCCGTGGAGCTGGGCTCCGTTAGGAATCCAGAAGGCCAGGTGGGCCGTCTGCATCGCCTTGCTGTGGCTGGGGGCCCAAGCTGGGGTCTCACCCGGCTTCTGCAGAGAG TTGTCCAGGTAGATGGTGAGAACTCTGCTGGGCAGACGGCGCTCTTCCTCTCTGCGCTGCTGGGCCACAGCTCTGCCGTGCGGCTCCTGCTGGCCTTTGGTGCCAACCCCAACCA CCGCTGCCTCGATGGCAGCACACCCGTGCATGCGGGTGCCTTCTCCGGCCGCAGCCTGGTTATGCTGCACCTGCTGCAGGCAGGGGGCGACCTGCGTCTGCATGACCAGCAGGGTCACACCCCATGGGACTGGGCAGAGCAGGGTGGTGCCAAGCAGAGCTGTGAG ATGCGGGAGCTGTTACAGCTCTGCCGGGCCAACATATCAGCACTAGTACACGGCAGTGAGTTGGCACCCACTGCATCCGTGGACCAGTTGCAGGCCGGCTCTGGACACAGCCTGTGTGGTGGTTCCCTGTTCTTTCTGCGGCTGGTGCAAGCGGACAG GGCACCATGGCCGGAGCAGATCAGGAGATCCCCCCAAATTCCAGCCTCAGGGTTCGGCCAG CTGAGCAGCCTGTGGCCACTGGGGCTGGTAACAGGCATACCCCTCGCAGATCCCAAGGAGCTACTGCCAGCCCAGGGCGAGCCCGACCGCACCTATGAGAGCAGCTCCCACACCCTCATGGCCAA CCTCCTGTGGAGGGGCCACCCTGTGACCGTGCGGCAGCTGAAGGCACCTGGAACCCAGCCTGACGTGCTGCTGGCTGACCTTCAGCACTGCAG CACCCTGCACCACCCCAGCCTGTTGCTGCTGATGGCATTGAGCCCCTCGGCGGACCTGTCAGGGCTGTGCCTTCTCTTCGAACCCGTGTGGCTGGGCTCCCTGCATGTGGTGCTGCACCCACAGGGACCTAGAGAGGTGAGGCCCCGTGGGGGGCCCCGCCCTGTGCCAGGCCTGCTGCCCGGCCGCCTGCTGCTGCAGGTGCTGGAGGCCCTGCTGTTCCTGCAGGCCCGCTGGCGTGCTCACGGCGGCCTCAGCTCCCACGCCGTGCAGCTGGTGCGGCCAGGCCTGGCCAAGGTAGGCAGCCTGGAACACGGGCGCCCGCTGCATCAACGCTGGCTGAGGCCCAG GCCACAGCAGGGCTACCCCTGGGGAGGCCCAGGCCCAGGACTGCCCCCACCTCCCGAACTGTATCCATGGCTGCCACTTGAGCTCATCTGTGGTGACATGCCTGCCGCCACCTCAGACCTCTACAGCTTCTGCATCCTGGCCCAGGAGGTCTTCACTG GAGAGCTGCCCTGGGCTGGACGAGAGGGGCCTGAGGTGAAGGCCAAACTGGAGGCAGGTGAGAGCCCGGCCCTGGACCCGCTGGTGCCAGCCCCCTACCAGGCCCTGGTTCGGGCTGGGCTGGGCCTAGGGCCTGCTGACCGCCGGGGCAGCCTGCAGAGTACACGATACCTGCTGCGGGAGGCCATGGCCCAG GACTCGGCTCCCGAGGTGAGCTCCCCGGTGGACTGGACCACACTGTGCCCTTCACGCCAGGGTTTCCCACCAG AGACACTGTACCCTGATGTGGCTCCCAGAGCCAACACTACACCCAGGCCTGTGCCCCCCGTGATGTCCctaggcccctccccaccccag GTCATGGGCCACAGCAGAGTCCAGAGTGGTGCAGCCTGGAATTCGGGCAGCAGCCTGACTCTAGGCAGCAGCCCAAGTCCCAACCCTAGCCTCTGCCCAGGCCACAGCCCCACGGCCAGGGTCAGCCTGCACCGCTGCCTGGAGCCCAGATCCACA GATCCCAGCTCTGAGCTAATCAGAGGAAGTCTCTTCTCCAGCCTGCAGAA gatggATCTGCTGGAGGAGATCATAGCAGAGATGAAAGGTGGATACCAACTTGAAGACAGACCCAAGctcaatcccactcctgacacAAATTGTCAGGGCATCCATGGCCCCGCCTCGGCAGATATCGCTCCTCAGAGCCTCCCAGGAGGGACTCCGCACTTGGCACCTGctgaaatgataaaatga